In Candidatus Manganitrophaceae bacterium, the following proteins share a genomic window:
- a CDS encoding response regulator: MRILIIEDDERIAGYMQRGLEAEEHEVEVAHDGQTGVDMAESRPFDVILLDVFLPLKNGLDVCRQLRENEVTTPIFIMTARDTQDLLKDVYRAGADGYFPKPFSFETLVSKINDTNPLANGSA; this comes from the coding sequence ATGCGGATATTAATCATCGAAGATGACGAACGGATCGCAGGGTATATGCAAAGAGGGTTGGAAGCCGAGGAGCACGAGGTCGAGGTTGCTCACGATGGCCAAACGGGAGTGGACATGGCTGAGTCGCGGCCCTTTGATGTCATTCTTCTTGACGTCTTCCTCCCTTTAAAAAATGGCCTGGATGTTTGTAGACAGCTGAGAGAAAATGAAGTAACCACACCTATTTTCATCATGACGGCAAGAGATACTCAAGATCTGCTCAAGGATGTTTACCGGGCGGGAGCGGATGGCTACTTCCCGAAACCTTTTTCTTTTGAAACGCTTGTAAGTAAGATCAACGATACTAATCCTCTAGCAAACGGTTCGGCATAA
- the pheT gene encoding phenylalanine--tRNA ligase subunit beta codes for MRNRLSWKNQGRPKIPTIEVTISDLESLLHEKIDQARLELLLEQVKGEVKEFFPEQDIAKVELNDTNRPDLWSPEGIARQICLKKSKTGPDYPFFDPKTKADREVFVSKEMSGVRPYLAACIARGMVITEPILEQLIQVQEKLAESFGRKRKTVSIGLYRLPKITFPVRYDLVDPESTSFVPLGFNESMSLAEIIKNHPKGVAHADTLFGAAKYPILIDAKEEILSFPPIINSREVGEVKVGDTELFVEVTGTDLRMVMLALNIFACNLADRGAAIEPVSIQYSDKTDYGKAIRMPYDFSSSIDLSLDTFEQVLGEKVKMEDAVSGLQAYGYTVQTKGKNLNVTAPPYRDDTMHPIDVIEDFAICRGYGSFEPEMPSTFTVGSLSRIETLSDFLREAMVGFGFQEIISNILGSRQDFIERMRLSALDEERSETKIVEIENPMNERFSLLRPSLLPSLLRVEGASSKAFYPHRIFEVGEIARLTSPGPGRENPKEATTTSIHLAALIAHPNATFSELHAVLEALFLSFSGRCRLESICHPSFIEGRSGTISAEKGKIGLIGELDPDVLTRWQIGMPCVSFEIEIEKI; via the coding sequence GTGAGAAACAGACTGTCCTGGAAAAATCAGGGGAGGCCGAAAATCCCGACAATTGAAGTCACCATCAGCGACCTTGAATCCCTCTTGCATGAGAAAATTGACCAGGCCCGCCTGGAGTTGTTATTGGAGCAGGTCAAGGGGGAGGTCAAGGAGTTTTTTCCGGAGCAGGACATCGCCAAGGTGGAGTTGAATGACACCAACCGGCCCGACCTCTGGTCTCCGGAGGGAATTGCCCGGCAGATCTGTCTTAAAAAGTCAAAAACGGGACCGGACTATCCCTTTTTCGATCCAAAAACAAAGGCGGATCGAGAAGTATTTGTCTCAAAAGAGATGAGTGGCGTCCGTCCCTATCTGGCCGCCTGTATCGCCCGCGGCATGGTCATCACCGAACCGATCCTGGAGCAGCTGATCCAGGTCCAGGAAAAACTCGCTGAGTCCTTTGGCCGAAAGCGGAAGACCGTTTCGATCGGCCTCTATCGCCTCCCAAAAATCACCTTCCCGGTTCGCTATGACCTGGTCGATCCTGAGAGCACTTCCTTTGTCCCCCTCGGGTTTAACGAGTCCATGTCCCTTGCGGAAATTATTAAAAACCATCCGAAAGGGGTGGCCCATGCCGACACCCTCTTCGGGGCAGCAAAGTACCCGATCCTCATTGACGCGAAAGAAGAGATCCTTTCCTTCCCTCCCATCATCAACAGCCGTGAGGTCGGCGAAGTAAAGGTCGGCGACACAGAACTCTTTGTCGAGGTGACGGGAACAGATCTACGAATGGTGATGCTGGCCCTGAATATCTTTGCCTGCAACCTCGCGGATCGCGGCGCGGCCATTGAACCGGTTTCTATCCAATACTCGGATAAAACGGATTACGGGAAGGCCATACGGATGCCTTATGATTTTTCAAGCAGTATCGATCTGAGCCTCGACACCTTTGAGCAGGTCCTGGGAGAAAAAGTGAAGATGGAGGATGCCGTCTCAGGGCTTCAAGCCTACGGTTACACAGTTCAGACAAAGGGGAAAAACCTAAACGTCACCGCGCCCCCCTACCGGGACGATACGATGCACCCGATTGATGTCATTGAGGATTTTGCCATCTGCCGGGGCTATGGCTCTTTCGAACCGGAGATGCCGTCTACCTTTACCGTGGGCTCTCTCTCCCGAATCGAAACCCTTTCTGATTTTCTGAGGGAAGCCATGGTGGGTTTCGGGTTCCAGGAGATTATTTCAAATATCCTGGGCTCACGGCAGGACTTCATTGAGAGGATGAGACTCTCCGCATTGGATGAGGAGAGGTCGGAAACAAAGATCGTCGAGATTGAAAATCCGATGAACGAACGCTTTTCTCTCCTTCGACCTTCCCTTCTCCCTTCTCTGTTGCGTGTTGAAGGAGCAAGCTCGAAGGCCTTCTACCCGCATCGGATCTTTGAGGTTGGAGAGATTGCCCGATTGACGTCACCCGGCCCAGGAAGGGAAAACCCCAAAGAAGCGACGACAACATCCATCCATCTGGCAGCATTGATTGCCCATCCCAACGCGACCTTCTCCGAACTCCATGCCGTCCTGGAGGCCCTGTTCCTAAGTTTCTCCGGGCGATGCCGTCTGGAGTCGATCTGCCATCCGAGTTTTATCGAAGGCCGGTCCGGGACTATTTCTGCCGAAAAAGGAAAGATCGGCCTGATCGGAGAACTTGATCCGGATGTCCTGACCCGCTGGCAGATCGGCATGCCCTGCGTCTCCTTCGAAATCGAGATCGAAAAGATTTAA
- a CDS encoding HD domain-containing protein, protein MDKSSRFPSLNSREMLYEGLALLADPIHNYIPFTVPIGNRDEATEKDLIDSPWMQRLRYIYQLQSARWVYPSAEHSRFVHSLGAMHVAGRFGKHLYPSLKEVTSSCPSFNFIEELLRVSVMVHDIGHGPFCHFFDHNFLDEYGLTHEKLGQAIIRQELASILRRIRRSPSGLFEPGEELNPEHVAFLIHKDDTYKTPEDYPRWLVMLKPLLSGIFTADNLDYVLRDAYMCGVAIGPVDLNRLMHYTFFTEKGLTLHKSGLPALTMFLNTRSYLYFNVYYHRTTRSLDMHLRDVFRETIKEIFPFNPLDKLSAYVDLTDWSLLLEVKSWRNDDSPMRRKLFSEWNKILLRDVKWKMAYDTTLSTERTKNGRCTITPVDFEERMRKCLPPELKDLPFRVDLASQDPRPADTLRMGERQVYVFEPSTGVVSKEALSEHVDSIPAWLIQCRVYALNHDHDSVLSHAAEKVLSKYS, encoded by the coding sequence ATGGATAAATCAAGCCGTTTCCCCTCCCTGAATAGCCGCGAAATGCTTTACGAAGGGTTGGCGCTTCTCGCCGACCCGATCCACAATTATATCCCTTTTACTGTGCCGATCGGGAACCGGGATGAAGCAACCGAGAAGGATCTAATCGATTCCCCCTGGATGCAGCGGCTTCGGTATATCTATCAGTTACAGTCGGCGCGATGGGTCTATCCCTCTGCTGAGCATTCCCGTTTTGTTCACTCCCTTGGGGCGATGCATGTTGCAGGACGTTTTGGGAAACATCTTTACCCCTCACTTAAGGAAGTGACCTCTAGCTGTCCTTCTTTTAATTTTATAGAAGAGCTCCTGCGCGTTTCTGTCATGGTTCACGATATCGGTCATGGCCCATTCTGCCATTTCTTCGACCATAACTTTCTGGATGAATACGGCCTGACGCATGAAAAACTCGGGCAGGCGATCATCAGACAGGAATTGGCCTCGATACTAAGACGAATCAGGCGCAGCCCCAGTGGTTTGTTTGAACCCGGAGAAGAACTCAACCCGGAGCATGTTGCCTTCTTAATTCATAAGGATGACACCTACAAAACGCCGGAAGACTATCCCCGCTGGCTGGTGATGTTGAAACCGCTCCTGTCCGGGATCTTTACCGCCGATAATCTCGATTATGTGCTTCGAGATGCCTATATGTGCGGGGTGGCCATCGGGCCAGTCGACCTGAATCGCCTCATGCACTATACTTTCTTCACAGAAAAGGGCCTGACGCTTCACAAATCGGGGCTTCCTGCCTTGACGATGTTTTTAAATACCCGTTCTTACCTCTATTTCAATGTCTATTATCACCGAACAACCCGCTCACTCGATATGCACTTGCGTGATGTATTCCGTGAGACGATTAAAGAAATTTTCCCTTTCAATCCGCTGGACAAACTCAGCGCCTATGTTGATCTCACCGACTGGTCCCTCCTGCTGGAAGTGAAGTCGTGGAGGAATGACGACTCACCCATGAGAAGAAAACTTTTCTCTGAGTGGAACAAGATTCTTCTCAGGGATGTTAAGTGGAAGATGGCCTACGATACGACCCTTTCCACAGAAAGAACGAAGAACGGAAGATGTACGATAACCCCGGTGGATTTTGAGGAGCGAATGCGAAAGTGCCTCCCACCGGAATTGAAGGACCTCCCCTTCCGTGTTGATCTGGCCAGTCAGGACCCCCGACCGGCCGATACGCTCAGGATGGGAGAGAGGCAGGTCTATGTCTTTGAGCCCTCCACCGGAGTTGTCTCAAAGGAAGCACTGTCGGAGCATGTCGATTCTATTCCGGCATGGCTGATTCAGTGCCGCGTCTATGCCCTGAATCACGACCATGACTCGGTATTATCCCACGCCGCCGAAAAGGTCCTCTCGAAGTATTCCTGA
- a CDS encoding Rrf2 family transcriptional regulator, translated as MLKLTKKIDYALMAINFMSFKGESVANTRNIAEIYNIPLEILAKVLQRLAKKGFIISQNGPKGGYTLAKDPSLISLGDLIRAIEGPIQIVHCVEGDTSCSQTARCTIRSPLRKIEHKIVDYLDNVSIDQICSEEVPVELTV; from the coding sequence ATGCTCAAGCTGACCAAGAAGATTGACTACGCCCTCATGGCAATTAACTTTATGTCCTTTAAAGGCGAGTCTGTTGCAAATACGAGGAATATCGCAGAGATATACAATATTCCTCTTGAAATTCTGGCAAAGGTCTTACAGCGGCTTGCAAAAAAAGGGTTTATTATCAGCCAGAACGGCCCAAAGGGAGGCTACACACTGGCAAAAGATCCGAGTTTGATCTCTTTAGGCGATTTGATCCGGGCCATTGAAGGGCCGATTCAAATTGTTCACTGCGTGGAAGGGGACACGTCCTGCTCACAAACAGCACGATGTACCATTCGGAGTCCGCTTCGGAAGATCGAGCATAAGATTGTTGACTATCTGGACAATGTTTCCATCGATCAGATCTGTAGCGAAGAGGTTCCGGTAGAACTGACGGTTTAG
- the iscX gene encoding Fe-S cluster assembly protein IscX, with translation MKLTWRDNEEVAFALIEAHPDIDPLTLRFTDLHKMVTELADFEDDPKGSNEGILEGIQMAWHEELEDD, from the coding sequence ATGAAACTCACATGGCGCGATAACGAAGAGGTTGCATTCGCCTTAATCGAAGCGCATCCTGACATCGACCCCTTAACGCTCCGATTTACCGATCTTCATAAGATGGTCACAGAACTTGCCGACTTTGAGGATGACCCGAAAGGCTCGAATGAGGGGATCCTTGAAGGGATCCAGATGGCCTGGCATGAAGAGCTTGAAGACGACTAA
- a CDS encoding 2Fe-2S iron-sulfur cluster binding domain-containing protein — protein MPKVTFKSDRPSENVTLEVKEGTTILDVALDNNIDLEHNCGGSCACTTCHVFIREGMGHLSEMEEDEEDRLDTAEGLTLSSRLGCQARVNGDILVEIPKRTQEFRKAEQH, from the coding sequence ATGCCGAAAGTTACATTTAAATCAGACCGTCCGAGTGAGAATGTCACCCTTGAAGTAAAAGAGGGAACAACAATCCTTGATGTGGCCCTTGATAACAACATTGACCTGGAGCACAATTGCGGCGGAAGTTGTGCCTGCACAACCTGTCATGTCTTTATCCGGGAGGGGATGGGCCATCTCTCAGAGATGGAAGAGGATGAAGAAGACCGGCTCGACACGGCAGAAGGACTCACCCTGAGTTCCCGTCTCGGCTGTCAGGCACGCGTAAACGGAGATATTCTCGTCGAGATTCCCAAGCGGACACAGGAATTTAGAAAGGCCGAACAACACTAA
- a CDS encoding IscS subfamily cysteine desulfurase has translation MEFPIFMDNHSTTPVDPRVMEVMIPYFTKAFGNSASRNHSFGWEAEKAVDRARGQIAQLLHCRSKEIIFTSGATESNNLAIKGAAEMYREKGNHIITVVTEHKAVLDSVKHLERDGFRVTYLTVAKDGLVSLESIKEAITDKTILISIMMANNEIGVIQPITEIGAIAKERGVLFHCDATQGVGKIPVDVQAMGIDLLSLSAHKIYGPKGIGALYVRKRNPRVRIAPLIDGGGHERGMRSGTLNVPGIVGLGEACEICEKEMSEESARMTRMRESLQSQILDKLDEVYLNGHAEKRLPQNLNMSFAYVEGESLLMGLKEIALSSGSACTTASLEPSYVLRALGVGSDLAHSSLRFGLGRFNTDEEVDYVAKRVIETVIRLREMSPLYEMAQEGIDLNSVQWSEH, from the coding sequence ATGGAGTTTCCTATTTTCATGGACAATCACTCAACAACGCCGGTAGATCCGCGCGTGATGGAGGTGATGATCCCGTACTTTACGAAGGCCTTTGGTAATTCGGCCAGCCGGAACCACTCATTTGGCTGGGAAGCTGAAAAAGCGGTTGATCGAGCAAGGGGACAAATTGCCCAACTGCTCCACTGCCGATCGAAAGAAATTATCTTTACAAGCGGAGCGACCGAATCCAATAATCTGGCCATCAAAGGTGCAGCCGAGATGTACCGTGAGAAAGGGAATCATATTATTACGGTCGTCACAGAGCATAAGGCGGTTCTGGACAGCGTGAAACATCTTGAAAGAGACGGCTTCCGGGTAACTTACCTCACAGTCGCGAAGGATGGACTGGTCAGTCTTGAGAGCATCAAAGAGGCCATCACGGATAAGACTATCCTGATCTCCATTATGATGGCCAATAATGAAATCGGCGTCATTCAGCCCATCACAGAAATCGGAGCAATCGCGAAAGAGAGAGGGGTCCTCTTTCACTGCGACGCGACCCAGGGTGTGGGGAAAATCCCGGTGGATGTCCAGGCGATGGGGATCGACTTGTTGTCCCTTTCCGCACATAAGATCTATGGACCCAAAGGCATCGGGGCGCTCTATGTCAGAAAAAGAAACCCGCGTGTCCGTATTGCTCCGCTGATTGACGGCGGCGGACATGAGCGGGGAATGCGTTCAGGGACGCTCAACGTTCCGGGAATTGTTGGTTTGGGAGAGGCGTGTGAAATCTGTGAAAAAGAGATGTCTGAAGAATCTGCCCGGATGACACGAATGCGAGAAAGCCTCCAAAGCCAGATATTGGACAAACTGGACGAGGTCTACCTGAATGGTCATGCGGAAAAACGGCTTCCCCAGAACCTCAATATGAGCTTTGCTTATGTTGAGGGAGAATCCCTTTTGATGGGCCTGAAAGAAATTGCCCTCTCATCCGGCTCAGCCTGCACAACTGCGTCACTGGAACCGTCTTATGTGCTTCGGGCCCTGGGGGTCGGAAGCGACCTGGCACATTCTTCTCTACGCTTTGGTCTGGGACGGTTTAACACCGATGAAGAGGTCGATTATGTTGCCAAACGGGTGATTGAAACCGTGATCCGGCTCCGGGAAATGTCGCCCCTTTATGAAATGGCACAAGAAGGGATCGACCTGAACAGCGTCCAGTGGTCGGAACATTAA
- a CDS encoding iron-sulfur cluster assembly accessory protein, whose amino-acid sequence MEKTEEITASDAINDEVVVLLTPEAVREVKGIIQRKNLGNAGLRVSVDGGGCSGLSYSIKFDSEINAHDISYEVDGLQVIVDKKSAIYLAGTTLDFSNALVGGGFKFSNPNAKQSCGCGESFST is encoded by the coding sequence ATGGAAAAGACTGAAGAGATAACCGCGTCAGACGCCATAAATGATGAAGTGGTTGTTCTCCTCACGCCCGAAGCCGTTCGTGAAGTGAAGGGCATAATCCAGCGAAAAAACCTGGGAAATGCCGGGTTGCGTGTCAGCGTCGATGGAGGCGGGTGTTCCGGTCTCTCCTATTCAATCAAGTTCGACTCGGAGATCAACGCCCATGATATCTCCTATGAGGTGGATGGCTTACAGGTCATTGTCGATAAGAAAAGCGCCATTTATCTCGCCGGAACAACCCTTGACTTCAGCAACGCCCTGGTCGGGGGAGGATTTAAGTTCAGCAACCCCAACGCGAAACAAAGTTGCGGCTGCGGCGAGTCCTTTTCAACCTGA
- the hscB gene encoding Fe-S protein assembly co-chaperone HscB gives MTSEVKTDSEKTLKTRTCWSCNFEVADLFFCSSCDALQAYVENIDYFSCLGLGVRLQIDPDQLEGTFHDLSRKFHPDFYQRRSQEEQQISLENTAILNRAYRTLKDPLERVVYLIGLVEGGEDINTEAPADLFEEIFTLQEALEEAKTLPPGESAEKNALFSTLKASSESLQTRQMEARKQLGVLSGKWDMLEGSEKAKAFTAKQMASLQEMKKILSHRAYLERMVKNIRTAIEGK, from the coding sequence ATGACATCTGAAGTGAAAACCGATTCGGAAAAAACCTTAAAAACACGCACATGCTGGAGCTGCAATTTTGAGGTAGCGGACCTCTTCTTCTGTTCCTCCTGTGACGCGCTCCAGGCCTATGTGGAAAATATTGATTATTTTAGTTGTCTCGGACTCGGCGTCCGCTTACAGATTGATCCGGATCAACTCGAAGGAACCTTCCATGATTTAAGCCGGAAGTTTCACCCGGATTTCTACCAAAGACGCTCTCAGGAAGAGCAGCAGATCAGCCTTGAAAATACCGCCATTCTGAACCGGGCCTACAGGACCCTGAAAGATCCCTTGGAGAGAGTCGTCTACCTCATCGGTCTTGTTGAGGGAGGGGAGGATATCAATACGGAAGCCCCCGCGGATCTGTTTGAAGAGATCTTTACGCTTCAAGAGGCCCTGGAAGAAGCAAAGACCCTTCCTCCGGGGGAGTCGGCTGAAAAGAACGCCCTTTTTTCAACTCTGAAAGCATCGAGTGAGAGCTTGCAGACGCGGCAAATGGAGGCACGAAAGCAGCTTGGCGTCCTTTCCGGGAAATGGGATATGCTAGAGGGCTCCGAAAAAGCCAAAGCCTTCACTGCGAAACAAATGGCCAGCTTGCAGGAGATGAAAAAGATCCTTTCTCACCGGGCCTACCTGGAGCGGATGGTTAAAAATATTCGTACAGCAATCGAGGGGAAATAA
- the iscU gene encoding Fe-S cluster assembly scaffold IscU yields the protein MSYSSKVIDHYNNPRNMGSLDKSDSTVGTGIVGAPECGDVMKLQLKVTDGVIEDAKFKTFGCGSAIASSSLATEWIKGKTIDEAFAIKNVEIVNELSLPPVKIHCSVLAEDAIKAAITDYRKKNGKD from the coding sequence ATGTCTTACAGCAGCAAGGTCATTGATCATTATAATAATCCCAGAAATATGGGAAGCCTGGACAAATCGGACAGCACAGTCGGAACCGGCATTGTCGGAGCGCCTGAGTGCGGAGATGTCATGAAACTTCAACTGAAGGTTACGGACGGGGTGATTGAAGATGCCAAGTTCAAGACCTTTGGCTGTGGGAGTGCGATTGCGAGTTCGAGTCTGGCGACGGAATGGATCAAAGGAAAGACAATCGATGAAGCCTTTGCAATAAAAAATGTAGAGATTGTCAATGAATTGAGTCTGCCTCCGGTAAAAATACACTGCTCCGTCCTGGCGGAAGACGCAATCAAGGCAGCTATCACGGATTACAGGAAGAAAAATGGAAAAGACTGA
- the hscA gene encoding Fe-S protein assembly chaperone HscA, with translation MSKVVGIDLGTTNSLVAYMEGGQPQIIPGLSGASAVPSIVALHPEGSVERIVVGQAAKKSLIEGPRRTIFSVKRLMGKGIEEVQSDLKYLPFPLTGQPGEVIRIQVDEHLYTPPEVSALILTELKQRAEAHLKAPVTQAVITVPAYFNDSQRQATKDAGKIAGLEVLRIVNEPTAASLAYGLQKKKKGWIVVYDLGGGTFDVSILKIKNGIFEVLSTNGDTHLGGDDIDQCLIRLIVDEIKQQYGVDLMTSPKAFQEVRLLSEHVKCQLSSEENATISLTLPDQNIRYQREISRHTFEGLIQNLVDRTIVSCRQALEDAHLQAEEIDEVILVGGSTRIPLIKNMVADLFKQRPQSELNPDEVVALGAAIQADILAGSITDMLLLDVTPLSLGMETMGGVINRFIPRNTTIPTSAKESFTTFTDGQKSVAIHVVQGERELVKDCRSLAQFNLTGIDPLPAGMPRIEVTFLIDANGILKVSAKDLRTGKAQSIEVKPTYGLTDEDTEAMILASVEHAKKDMEARMLIETRNDADTVLRHAEKGLTQGKELIDQSERNKIEESMADLKEAMKGLDHRLIREKLGGLDGATQKLAELLMDQSVQVALKNKEIAGS, from the coding sequence ATGTCAAAGGTCGTTGGAATCGATCTCGGCACAACGAACAGTCTCGTAGCTTACATGGAGGGGGGGCAACCGCAGATCATTCCAGGATTGTCCGGGGCATCGGCGGTCCCATCTATCGTTGCCCTTCATCCCGAAGGCTCTGTGGAACGCATTGTCGTCGGACAAGCCGCTAAAAAATCCCTAATAGAGGGTCCCAGGCGCACGATCTTTTCCGTCAAGCGCCTTATGGGAAAAGGGATTGAAGAGGTTCAATCCGATCTCAAGTATCTTCCCTTTCCCTTGACTGGTCAGCCCGGAGAGGTTATCCGTATCCAGGTTGATGAACATCTGTATACCCCTCCCGAAGTCTCGGCTCTCATACTGACCGAGTTGAAACAACGGGCCGAGGCACACCTGAAAGCCCCCGTCACACAAGCCGTTATCACCGTACCAGCTTACTTCAACGACAGCCAACGTCAAGCAACCAAAGATGCCGGGAAAATCGCTGGGCTGGAGGTCCTTCGGATTGTCAATGAACCGACCGCTGCCTCACTGGCCTATGGGCTGCAAAAGAAGAAAAAAGGATGGATTGTTGTCTATGACCTCGGAGGAGGAACATTTGATGTCTCCATCCTCAAGATAAAGAATGGTATTTTTGAGGTCCTGTCCACCAATGGAGATACCCATCTCGGTGGCGACGACATCGATCAATGTCTCATCCGGCTCATCGTCGACGAGATAAAGCAACAATACGGGGTTGACCTCATGACTTCTCCGAAGGCCTTTCAGGAAGTCCGGCTCCTCTCGGAACATGTGAAATGCCAGCTCTCGTCTGAAGAAAATGCAACGATCTCTTTGACCCTGCCAGACCAAAACATCCGCTACCAAAGGGAAATCAGCCGGCATACATTTGAAGGATTGATTCAGAACCTGGTTGACCGAACGATTGTTTCCTGCCGTCAGGCCCTGGAAGACGCACATCTTCAAGCAGAAGAGATTGACGAGGTCATCCTGGTCGGAGGCTCTACTCGGATTCCCCTCATCAAGAACATGGTCGCGGATCTTTTTAAACAAAGACCTCAGAGTGAACTCAACCCTGATGAAGTGGTCGCCCTTGGCGCGGCCATCCAGGCCGATATTCTGGCGGGAAGCATCACGGACATGCTTCTTCTCGATGTGACCCCGCTTTCTCTCGGTATGGAAACGATGGGCGGCGTCATCAATCGCTTCATCCCGAGAAATACCACCATCCCTACCAGCGCGAAGGAGTCCTTTACCACCTTTACAGACGGGCAGAAATCGGTTGCTATCCATGTGGTCCAGGGGGAGAGAGAGCTAGTCAAAGATTGCCGGAGCCTCGCCCAGTTCAACCTGACGGGGATCGACCCCCTCCCTGCCGGGATGCCACGGATCGAAGTGACCTTCCTGATCGATGCGAATGGTATTCTCAAGGTCTCCGCGAAAGATTTAAGGACCGGCAAAGCGCAATCGATAGAGGTTAAACCCACTTACGGCCTCACCGACGAAGACACCGAGGCCATGATCCTGGCCTCGGTTGAACATGCCAAAAAAGATATGGAAGCGCGGATGCTGATCGAGACCCGCAACGATGCCGACACCGTTCTCCGCCACGCGGAAAAGGGCTTGACCCAGGGAAAGGAACTAATCGATCAGTCAGAAAGAAACAAAATAGAAGAAAGCATGGCTGATCTGAAAGAAGCCATGAAAGGCCTGGACCATCGTCTCATCCGGGAAAAACTCGGGGGCCTGGATGGAGCCACGCAAAAACTTGCAGAACTTTTGATGGACCAATCGGTCCAGGTGGCCCTCAAAAACAAAGAGATTGCTGGTTCATAA